One Thermus sp. CCB_US3_UF1 DNA window includes the following coding sequences:
- a CDS encoding phospho-N-acetylmuramoyl-pentapeptide-transferase: MALALLLSWIFTGFWISLMKGLGLGKRVRQDGPQTHLTKEGTPSMGGVAFLLAAFLAYLATGKDAFLGLWLLGLGFALLGLLDDLGGSLARPLRAREKLALQSLMALVFALWAARQVAYTPWPILDVLLIALAVVGAANAFNFTDGLDGLLASVAAILLLPFHGYPFAQTLLGGVLGFLWHNAPRAKVFMGDTGSQALGALVAGLFVLSGNLWLLPLAAIVPVLEVLSVVVQVAYFRRTGRRLLRMSPLHHHLELSGWDEAKVVFRFAILTALATALAFGLGGGG; encoded by the coding sequence ATGGCCCTAGCCCTCCTCCTATCCTGGATCTTTACTGGTTTTTGGATCTCCCTCATGAAGGGTCTGGGCCTGGGGAAGAGGGTACGCCAGGACGGTCCCCAGACCCACCTGACCAAGGAGGGCACCCCCAGCATGGGCGGGGTGGCCTTTCTGCTGGCCGCCTTCCTGGCCTATTTGGCCACGGGAAAGGACGCCTTCTTGGGGCTTTGGCTTCTGGGGCTGGGCTTTGCCCTGCTTGGGCTCTTGGACGACTTGGGGGGAAGCCTTGCCCGGCCCCTCAGGGCCCGGGAAAAGCTGGCCCTGCAAAGCCTCATGGCCCTGGTCTTCGCCCTTTGGGCTGCCCGGCAGGTGGCCTACACCCCCTGGCCCATCCTGGACGTCCTCCTTATAGCCCTGGCCGTGGTGGGGGCGGCCAACGCCTTCAACTTCACCGACGGGCTGGACGGCCTTCTGGCCAGCGTGGCCGCCATCCTCCTCCTCCCCTTCCACGGCTACCCCTTCGCCCAGACCCTCCTGGGCGGGGTGTTGGGCTTCCTCTGGCACAACGCCCCCCGGGCCAAGGTCTTCATGGGGGACACGGGGAGCCAGGCCCTGGGAGCCTTGGTGGCCGGGCTTTTCGTCCTCAGCGGGAACCTCTGGCTCCTGCCCTTGGCGGCCATCGTGCCCGTTTTGGAGGTCCTCTCTGTGGTGGTCCAGGTGGCCTACTTCCGCCGCACGGGGCGGCGGCTTCTGCGCATGAGCCCCCTGCACCACCACCTGGAGCTTTCCGGTTGGGACGAGGCCAAGGTGGTCTTCCGCTTCGCCATCCTCACCGCCTTGGCCACGGCCCTGGCCTTTGGCCTGGGGGGTGGGGGATGA
- the murF gene encoding UDP-N-acetylmuramoyl-tripeptide--D-alanyl-D-alanine ligase yields MLKGGERLVHLAQVRELTPEWVAEATGGRLHPGGKPVRDLHWDSREIGPRSLFVALPGTRVHGRAFAEEARARGAHLVLSDRPGPATVEVADTAQALLRLGGALRGLFPGLVVAVGGSSGKTTTKEALAQGLGFPAPPGNQNTAPPLARFFLHLDPKAEGAVVELGVDRKGEMAELMALAQPHLGVLTALGEEHLQALGSLEGVVAEESGLLQAPQVLVSLQAAEVLGAFGLGGGWPTYGFGQATFPGHDLSLLPEESRFRYGGLEVRVPYPGLGPALGALAALAVADLLGRDPKEVAERLEGLRLPPGRMERREKEGVVFLHDAYNANPLSVKAGLAWLAAQPGRKWAVLGEMRELGEEAFRLHLEVAEEAVRLGLRPLYLGSYAPAQAALGGEAAGSLEEALAWLKARVKPGDLVYLKASRALGLERILDLWDA; encoded by the coding sequence ATGCTGAAGGGCGGTGAGCGGCTTGTGCATCTTGCTCAAGTTAGGGAACTAACGCCGGAATGGGTGGCCGAGGCCACGGGGGGCCGGCTCCACCCCGGGGGCAAGCCCGTGAGGGACCTCCATTGGGATAGCCGGGAAATAGGCCCAAGGAGCCTTTTCGTGGCCCTCCCCGGGACCAGGGTCCATGGCCGGGCCTTCGCTGAGGAAGCCCGGGCCCGGGGGGCCCACCTGGTCCTCTCCGACCGGCCAGGGCCGGCCACGGTGGAGGTGGCGGACACGGCCCAGGCCCTTCTGCGCCTGGGAGGCGCCCTGCGGGGGCTATTCCCGGGGTTGGTGGTGGCCGTGGGGGGTAGCTCGGGCAAGACCACCACCAAGGAGGCCCTGGCCCAGGGCCTGGGCTTTCCCGCCCCACCCGGGAACCAGAACACCGCCCCGCCCCTGGCCCGCTTTTTCCTGCACCTGGACCCCAAGGCGGAAGGAGCCGTGGTGGAGCTGGGGGTGGACCGCAAGGGGGAGATGGCGGAGCTCATGGCCCTGGCCCAGCCCCACCTGGGGGTGCTTACCGCCCTAGGGGAGGAGCACCTCCAGGCCCTGGGCAGCCTCGAGGGGGTGGTGGCGGAGGAAAGCGGCCTCCTGCAAGCCCCTCAGGTCCTGGTGAGCCTGCAGGCGGCTGAGGTGCTCGGGGCCTTCGGCCTGGGGGGAGGCTGGCCCACCTACGGCTTTGGCCAGGCCACCTTCCCCGGCCACGACCTCTCCCTCCTCCCCGAGGAAAGCCGCTTCCGCTACGGCGGCCTGGAGGTGCGGGTGCCCTACCCGGGCCTGGGCCCGGCCTTGGGGGCCTTGGCGGCCCTGGCCGTGGCCGACCTCCTGGGGCGGGACCCCAAGGAGGTGGCCGAGCGCCTGGAGGGCCTCCGGCTTCCCCCCGGGCGGATGGAGCGGCGGGAAAAGGAGGGGGTGGTCTTCCTTCACGACGCCTACAACGCCAACCCCCTTTCGGTCAAGGCGGGGCTGGCCTGGCTGGCCGCCCAGCCTGGGCGCAAGTGGGCGGTCTTGGGGGAGATGCGGGAGCTGGGGGAAGAAGCCTTTCGGCTCCACCTGGAGGTGGCCGAGGAAGCGGTCCGGCTGGGGCTCAGGCCCCTTTACCTGGGAAGCTACGCCCCAGCCCAAGCGGCCCTGGGCGGGGAGGCCGCAGGCAGCCTGGAGGAGGCCCTGGCGTGGCTTAAGGCCCGGGTAAAACCCGGGGATTTGGTCTACCTCAAGGCCTCGAGGGCCCTAGGGCTGGAACGCATCCTGGACCTATGGGACGCCTAG
- a CDS encoding penicillin-binding protein 2: MTVGVSRVSLVFVGLSVWLVLFALGVYALVAHAPRPTPHLPPTPVVRGGLYAQDGTPLALSLEEGRYYPLGKSASQLLGFGERGSGRGLEGLERDLNGALSQGRSFTLTIDPWIQAMAEQALWQGLAQSRGAFATALVLDREARLLAVANGPAFDPLAPRKDPARDLSWRNHAFLVALEPGSTMKALTAAMLLEEGAATLDTRVEAPMARRLEGWTIQDVVPHPPRLTLAEVLKYSSNVGISLLAEALPKEVFYGYMQRLHLTDPTPLPGVRTTPPVVKSPEAWSRVAYANHTFGQGFLITPLHLAAAFASLTDGLYRTPRLFAGQEVQPERVFSPATVQAVRQALREGLAPRAHLPGYPLAGKTGTAQVVVGGRYSREVFTAWFAGFVPGDRPLYTVVVAVHHPKGEVHGSQVAAPIFREIAARLLAYRGLPPYAEGR; encoded by the coding sequence GTGACCGTAGGGGTTAGCCGGGTTTCCTTGGTCTTCGTAGGCCTGAGCGTGTGGCTCGTGCTCTTCGCCCTGGGGGTGTACGCCCTGGTGGCCCACGCCCCCAGGCCCACCCCCCACCTGCCCCCCACCCCGGTCGTCCGGGGGGGGCTTTACGCCCAAGACGGTACCCCCCTGGCCCTTAGCCTGGAGGAGGGGCGGTACTACCCCCTGGGCAAGAGCGCCAGCCAGCTTCTGGGCTTTGGCGAGCGGGGTTCGGGCAGGGGCCTCGAGGGCCTGGAGCGGGACCTCAACGGCGCCCTTTCCCAAGGGCGCTCCTTCACCCTCACCATAGACCCCTGGATCCAGGCCATGGCCGAGCAGGCCCTGTGGCAGGGCCTGGCCCAGAGCCGGGGGGCCTTCGCCACCGCCCTGGTCCTGGACCGGGAGGCCAGGCTCCTGGCGGTGGCCAACGGCCCGGCCTTTGACCCCCTGGCCCCCCGCAAAGACCCCGCCCGGGACCTCTCCTGGCGCAACCACGCCTTCTTGGTGGCCTTGGAGCCCGGCTCCACCATGAAGGCCCTGACCGCCGCCATGCTCCTGGAGGAAGGCGCGGCCACCCTGGACACCCGGGTGGAGGCCCCCATGGCCCGCCGGCTGGAGGGGTGGACCATCCAGGACGTGGTGCCCCACCCGCCCCGGCTCACCCTGGCCGAGGTGCTCAAGTACTCCTCCAACGTGGGGATCAGCCTGTTGGCCGAAGCGCTTCCCAAGGAGGTCTTCTACGGCTACATGCAAAGGCTCCACCTCACCGACCCCACGCCCCTTCCTGGGGTGCGGACCACGCCGCCCGTGGTCAAGTCCCCCGAGGCCTGGAGCCGGGTAGCCTACGCCAACCACACCTTTGGGCAGGGCTTCCTCATCACCCCCTTGCACCTGGCGGCGGCCTTCGCCAGCCTCACGGACGGCCTGTACCGCACCCCCCGCCTCTTCGCAGGCCAGGAGGTCCAGCCCGAGCGGGTCTTTTCCCCGGCCACGGTCCAGGCGGTGCGCCAGGCCCTGCGGGAGGGCCTGGCCCCCCGGGCCCACCTTCCCGGCTACCCCCTGGCGGGCAAGACGGGCACCGCCCAGGTGGTGGTGGGAGGGCGGTACTCCCGGGAGGTCTTCACCGCCTGGTTCGCCGGCTTCGTCCCCGGGGATCGGCCCCTGTACACCGTGGTGGTGGCGGTCCACCACCCCAAGGGGGAGGTGCACGGCAGCCAGGTGGCGGCCCCCATCTTCCGCGAGATCGCCGCCAGGCTCTTGGCCTACCGGGGCCTCCCCCCCTATGCTGAAGGGCGGTGA